Below is a genomic region from Aurantimonas sp. HBX-1.
GGCAACATCGCCAACGGCTCGCCGATCGGCGATCTCGCGCCCTGCCTGATCGCTCTCGACGCGCATCTCTATCTGCGCCGCGGCGAGGAGATGCGCCGGCTGCCGCTCGCCGACTTCTTCCTCGACTATGGCAGGCAGGACCGGGCGCCGGGCGAGTTCGTGGTCGCCGTCGAGGTGCTGCGGCTCGCGGGCAACCAGCGCTTCTTCGCGCACAAGATCTCGAAGCGCTTCGATTCCGACATCTCGGCCGTGATGGCGGCCTTCCGGCTCAGCTTTGAGGGCACGACGATCAGCGAGGCCCGGCTTGCCTTCGGCGGCATGGCGGGAATCCCGAAGCGGGCCGCGCGGGCCGAGGCGGCGCTGGTCGGGCGGCCCTTCGATCCGCCCGCGGTGGAGGCCGCGGTGGCGGCGCTGGCCGAGGACTTCACCCCGCTGACCGACATGCGCGCCTCCGCCGAGTATCGCCTCAAGACGGCGCGCTACCTGCTGCGCCGCTTCGCGCTGCAGGAGGCCGGCGGCTTCACCCCGCGCCTCGCCGACGTCACGGCCGAGGCCGACGACGCCGCGACGGGAGAAGCGGCATGATGGACGAGACCCGCATCCAGGATCGCGGGCTCGCCGGGGAGCCCGGTCCGTCGGCGCTGGACGAGCGGCCGCCGACCCACGAGGCGGCGATCCAAGGCGGGGTGGCGACGCCGCTCGCCCATGACAGCGCCGCCAGGCACGTCGCCGGCACGGCGCGCTACATCGACGACGAGCCGGAGCTGCCCGGCACGCTGCAGGTCCACATCGCTATGTCGGAGCGGGCGCATGCCCGCATCGCCAACATCGACCTCGCCGCCGTCCGCGCCGCGCCGGGCGTCGTCGCGGTGCTGACGGCCGAGGACATTCCGGGCGAGAACGACTATTCGCCGGTGTTCGGCGACGATCCGATCTTCGCCGTCGATACCGTGCAGTATGTCGGCCAGCCGCTGTTCGCCGTGGCCGCCGAGACGGCGCACGCGGCGCGGGCGGCGGCGAAGCTCGCCGTCGTCACCTACGCCGACCTTCCGGCGGCGATCTCGATCGACGAGGGCGTGGCGCAGGCCGACGCGGCGGGCGAGGACCTGCTGCCGGCCCACGAGATGCGCATCGGCGACCCGGAAGCGGCGCTCGAGGCCGCGCCGCAGCGGCTTGCGGGCCGGCTCGAACTCGGCGGCCAGGATCATTTCTACCTCGAGGGGCAGATCGCCGTCGCGATCCCGCTGGAGGACGGCGACGTGCTGGTGCGCTCCTCGACGCAGCATCCCTCCGAGGTGCAGCACAACGTCGCCAGGATGCTCGGCGTGCCGGACCACGCCGTGACGGTGGAAGTCCGGCGCATGGGCGGCGGCTTCGGCGGCAAGGAGAGCCAGCCGGCGCTGTTCGCCGCCGTTACCGCGCTCGCCGCGGTCAAGACCGGGCGGCCGGCCAAGTGCCGGCTCGACCGCGACGACGACATGGTGATGACCGGCAAGCGCCACGAGGTCCGCATCGACTACGATATCGGCTTCGATCCGGACGGCGGCATCGTCGCCGCCGACATGCGGCATCTGGTGCGCTGCGGCTATTCGAAGGACCTCTCCGGCGCCATCGCCGACCGGGCGATGTTCCACGCCGACAACGCCTACCAGCTGCCGGCGGCGCGCATCCATTCGCGGCGGCTGAAGACCCACACCGTCTCCAACACCGCATTCCGCGGCTTCGGCGGGCCGCAGGGCATGGTCGGGATCGAGCGCGCGATGGACCGCGTCGCCTTCGCCACCGGGCTCGACCCGCTCGACGTGCGCAGGCGCAATTTCTATCCCGCCGACGGCAGCGGCGTGACGCCCTACCACATGCAGGTGACGGATTCGGTGATCGGCGAGATCGTCGAGGAACTGGAGGCGACGTCGCACTACCGGGCGCGCCGCGAGAAGATCCGGGCGTTCAACGCCGCCAACACGGTGCTGAAGAAGGGCCTGGCGCTGACGCCGGTGAAGTTCGGCATCTCCTTCACCACCAGCCATCTCAACCAGGCCGGCGCGCTGGTGCACGTCTACAAGGACGGATCGGTGCATCTCAACCACGGCGGCACGGAGATGGGGCAGGGCCTGTTCACCAAGGTGGCCCAGGTCGTCGCCGAGGAATTCCAGATCGATGTCGCGATGGTGAAGATCACCGGCACGACCACCGCCAAGGTGCCGAACACCTCGGCGACGGCGGCATCCTCGGGCTCCGATCTCAACGGCATGGCGGCGCAGGCGGCGGCCCGCACGATCAAGGACCGGCTGATCGACTTCGCCGTCGAGCGCTACAAGGTGCCGCGTGACCAGGTGGTGTTCGAGCCGAACCGGGTGCGCATCGGCAACGACGAGAAGCGCTTTCGCGACCTCGTCGGCGAGGCCTATCTCGCCCGGGTGTCGCTCTCCTCCACCGGCTTCTACGCGACGCCCGGCATCAGCTACGACCGCGACACGGCCCGCGGCATCCCGTTCTACTATTTCGCCTATGGCGCCGCCTGTTCGGAGGTGGTGATCGACACGTTCACCGGCGAGCACCGGCTGCTGCGCGCCGACATCCTGCACGATGTCGGCCGTTCGCTGAACCCGGCGATCGACCTCGGCCAGATCGAGGGCGGCTTCATCCAGGGCATGGGCTGGCTGACCACCGAGGAACTCTGGTGGGACGCTAGCGGCCGGCTGAGGACGCACGCGCCCTCGACCTACAAGATCCCGACGGCCAACGACCGGCCGGACGATTTCCGGGTGGCCCTGTGGGACAGGGGCGAGAACCGGGCGGCGACGATCTACCGCTCGAAGGCGGTCGGCGAGCCGCCGCTGATGCTGGCGATCTCGGTGTTCTCGGCCCTCACCGACGCGGTGATCGCGGCCGGCGACGGGCGGGTCTTCCCCGACCTCGATGCGCCGGCGACGCCGGAGCGGGTGCTCGCGGCGGTCGAGCAGGTCCGGGCGAGGGGATGAGCGTCGCCGAAACCCTCAGCGCCGCGGTCGCGGCCGGGACGCCCGCGGCGCTGGTGACGGTCGTCGAGGCGCGCGGCTCGACGCCGCGCGAGGCGGGCGTGACGATGGCGGTGACGGCGACGGACATCGCCGGCACGATCGGCGGCGGCCGGCTGGAATACGACGCCATCGAGCGCGCGCGGGCGCTGCTCGCGGCCGGCGAGAACGATGTGGAGATGGATGTGCCGCTGGGGCCGGAGATCGGCCAGTGCTGTGGCGGGCGGGTGAAGCTGGCGATCCGCCGCGCCGACCCGGCGCTGATCGCCGGCATGCTCGCCGAAGAAGAGGCGGCGCGCCGCGCCCGCCCGGCGGTGCTGGTGTTCGGCGCCGGCCATACCGGCCGGGCGCTGGCCGCGGCGCTGGCGCTGCTGCCGCTGAATGTGCGGCTGGTCGACAGCCGGCCGGAGATGCTGGACGGCCTGCCCGACGACGTGACCGCGGTCGCCGCCGCCCTCCCGGAGGCCGAGATAGCCGACGCGCCGGCGGGCGCGGCCTATGTGGTGATGACCCACACGCATTCGCTGGATTTCCTGCTCACCGCCGCGGCGCTTGCCCGCGGCGATGCCGCCTATGTCGGGATGATCGGCTCGGCGACCAAGCGCGAGCGCTTCCGCCGGCATCTCGAGGCCGAGGGGCGCGGCGCGGACATCGCCCGCCTGACCCTGCCGATCGGCGGGGCGGCGCTGCGCGACAAGCGGCCGGCGGTGATCGCCGCGCTGACCGCCGCCGAGATCGCCACCTGCCTTTTTTCCGATCAACAGGAAAAGCTGAGCGATCGCTTTGCAGCCCTCGCGTCGCAGTGCAATAGTCCCCGCACGAGATCAACGGGATGATCCCCTCCGACATGGCGCCGCGCCTCCAGCTTACCGGCATCACCAAGCGCTTTCCCGGCGTCGTCGCCAACGACGGCGTGTCGTTCGCGGTCGGGCCGGGCGAGATCCATGCGCTGCTCG
It encodes:
- the xdhB gene encoding xanthine dehydrogenase molybdopterin binding subunit, whose protein sequence is MDETRIQDRGLAGEPGPSALDERPPTHEAAIQGGVATPLAHDSAARHVAGTARYIDDEPELPGTLQVHIAMSERAHARIANIDLAAVRAAPGVVAVLTAEDIPGENDYSPVFGDDPIFAVDTVQYVGQPLFAVAAETAHAARAAAKLAVVTYADLPAAISIDEGVAQADAAGEDLLPAHEMRIGDPEAALEAAPQRLAGRLELGGQDHFYLEGQIAVAIPLEDGDVLVRSSTQHPSEVQHNVARMLGVPDHAVTVEVRRMGGGFGGKESQPALFAAVTALAAVKTGRPAKCRLDRDDDMVMTGKRHEVRIDYDIGFDPDGGIVAADMRHLVRCGYSKDLSGAIADRAMFHADNAYQLPAARIHSRRLKTHTVSNTAFRGFGGPQGMVGIERAMDRVAFATGLDPLDVRRRNFYPADGSGVTPYHMQVTDSVIGEIVEELEATSHYRARREKIRAFNAANTVLKKGLALTPVKFGISFTTSHLNQAGALVHVYKDGSVHLNHGGTEMGQGLFTKVAQVVAEEFQIDVAMVKITGTTTAKVPNTSATAASSGSDLNGMAAQAAARTIKDRLIDFAVERYKVPRDQVVFEPNRVRIGNDEKRFRDLVGEAYLARVSLSSTGFYATPGISYDRDTARGIPFYYFAYGAACSEVVIDTFTGEHRLLRADILHDVGRSLNPAIDLGQIEGGFIQGMGWLTTEELWWDASGRLRTHAPSTYKIPTANDRPDDFRVALWDRGENRAATIYRSKAVGEPPLMLAISVFSALTDAVIAAGDGRVFPDLDAPATPERVLAAVEQVRARG
- the xdhC gene encoding xanthine dehydrogenase accessory protein XdhC is translated as MSVAETLSAAVAAGTPAALVTVVEARGSTPREAGVTMAVTATDIAGTIGGGRLEYDAIERARALLAAGENDVEMDVPLGPEIGQCCGGRVKLAIRRADPALIAGMLAEEEAARRARPAVLVFGAGHTGRALAAALALLPLNVRLVDSRPEMLDGLPDDVTAVAAALPEAEIADAPAGAAYVVMTHTHSLDFLLTAAALARGDAAYVGMIGSATKRERFRRHLEAEGRGADIARLTLPIGGAALRDKRPAVIAALTAAEIATCLFSDQQEKLSDRFAALASQCNSPRTRSTG